A single genomic interval of Nostoc commune NIES-4072 harbors:
- a CDS encoding amidohydrolase, protein MLNFTILNVLIAADDDYATVDVQIIDGAIAAIASNLQVIGTPIDGKNKLLLPGFFNAHTHSSEMWQRGIMSAFPLELWLAELYDFAPLDPEQVYLSALGTAVETLLSGGTSVVDHLVLIPGLELETIAIATRAYREVGIRAFIAPLIQDESLSAGIPSGESTQTHEPYFRSTAATLEIIEEAVKQFHRPDEGINILVAPTGIQLCTDALFAGCSELSDRYNLCRHSHLLETRAQQKLAQEKYGCTAVEHLKRIGYLSDRTTLAHCVWLNDADIAILAETKSTVVHNPLSNLRLGSGIAPILKYRQAGVNVTFGCDGASSNDSQDLLEAIKMGSILHNITDSNYQNWITPKQAVEMASLGGAKGLNIADKLGSLTEGKQADLVLYDLTNLSLLPRTDPIGLLVLGRPTNVVDSAWVNGKQIVADGKVTTINVDELRQELFNRSQWETKRKSETVAQIEAHYRTVMGL, encoded by the coding sequence ATGCTAAATTTCACCATCTTGAATGTTTTGATTGCCGCCGATGATGATTATGCAACGGTAGATGTGCAGATTATAGATGGTGCGATCGCAGCCATTGCTTCTAATCTACAGGTAATCGGCACACCTATAGATGGCAAAAATAAGCTATTGCTACCTGGCTTTTTCAACGCTCACACCCACTCATCAGAGATGTGGCAACGGGGGATCATGTCAGCTTTCCCTTTAGAATTATGGTTGGCGGAACTGTATGATTTTGCTCCCCTCGATCCTGAACAGGTTTATCTCAGCGCCTTGGGTACTGCGGTGGAAACCCTACTTTCCGGCGGGACAAGTGTAGTAGATCATCTGGTGTTAATTCCCGGACTTGAGTTAGAAACCATCGCCATTGCAACTCGCGCTTACAGAGAAGTGGGAATTCGCGCCTTTATCGCCCCCTTAATTCAAGATGAGTCTCTCAGCGCAGGTATCCCATCTGGGGAATCAACCCAAACTCATGAACCTTATTTTCGCTCAACTGCGGCAACATTGGAAATTATCGAAGAAGCAGTAAAACAGTTTCATCGCCCGGATGAGGGCATAAATATTTTAGTTGCACCAACAGGGATACAATTGTGTACTGACGCTTTATTTGCAGGATGTAGTGAGTTAAGCGATCGCTATAATCTTTGTCGTCACTCCCATTTACTTGAAACCAGGGCACAGCAAAAACTTGCCCAAGAAAAGTACGGTTGTACTGCTGTGGAACATTTGAAAAGGATTGGGTATTTGAGCGATCGTACAACACTAGCTCATTGCGTTTGGTTAAATGATGCTGATATCGCCATTCTCGCCGAAACTAAATCTACAGTTGTTCATAATCCCTTAAGTAATTTGCGCTTAGGCAGTGGCATCGCCCCTATTTTAAAATATCGCCAAGCTGGAGTAAATGTAACTTTTGGTTGTGATGGTGCTTCTAGTAATGACTCTCAAGATTTGCTAGAAGCAATCAAAATGGGTTCTATTTTACATAATATTACAGACTCAAATTATCAAAACTGGATTACACCCAAACAAGCTGTAGAAATGGCATCCTTGGGAGGTGCAAAGGGGCTGAATATAGCAGACAAACTCGGTTCTTTAACTGAAGGTAAACAAGCCGATTTGGTACTTTATGATCTCACCAATTTATCATTATTACCCCGTACAGATCCTATTGGCTTATTAGTCTTAGGTCGTCCTACCAATGTTGTTGATAGTGCTTGGGTAAATGGTAAGCAAATTGTTGCTGATGGCAAAGTTACCACAATTAACGTTGATGAATTGCGACAAGAATTATTTAACCGCAGCCAATGGGAGACA
- a CDS encoding cysteine hydrolase family protein, with the protein MNLPLRTLGVPPNAWTVNDAIADITRPQKAPQPVILSTETKTLRLDLAKAAILVIDMQNDFCHPDGWLAHIGVDVTPARQPIEPLNNLLPELREAGVPVIWINWGNRPDLLNISASSRHVYNPTGEGVGLGDPLPSNGARVLMAGSWAAAVVDELEKIPEDICVDKYRMSGFWDTPLDSILRNLGKTTLFFAGVNADQCVLVTLCDASFLGYDCVLVKDCSATTSPEYCWLATLYNVKQCFGFVTDSQEILTALQTGEE; encoded by the coding sequence ATGAATTTACCATTACGGACATTGGGAGTGCCACCAAATGCGTGGACAGTGAATGATGCGATCGCAGATATCACTCGTCCTCAAAAGGCCCCACAACCCGTTATTTTATCAACAGAAACTAAAACCCTGCGCCTAGACTTGGCAAAAGCAGCTATCCTCGTCATCGATATGCAAAACGACTTCTGTCACCCTGATGGCTGGTTAGCGCATATCGGCGTGGACGTAACTCCAGCGCGTCAGCCTATTGAACCTTTGAACAACTTGCTTCCAGAACTGCGTGAAGCTGGTGTTCCAGTCATTTGGATAAATTGGGGAAATCGTCCCGATTTGCTCAATATTAGTGCTAGTTCGCGCCATGTCTATAACCCCACAGGGGAGGGTGTAGGATTGGGCGATCCACTGCCAAGCAATGGTGCTAGAGTACTCATGGCAGGTAGTTGGGCCGCAGCAGTAGTAGACGAACTAGAAAAAATTCCCGAAGATATTTGTGTGGACAAATACCGCATGAGTGGATTTTGGGATACGCCATTAGATAGTATCTTGCGGAATCTGGGAAAGACAACATTATTTTTTGCTGGTGTTAATGCCGATCAATGTGTTCTAGTTACGTTATGTGATGCCAGCTTCTTAGGATATGACTGTGTGTTAGTTAAAGATTGTAGCGCTACCACTTCTCCTGAATATTGTTGGTTGGCGACATTGTACAATGTTAAACAATGCTTCGGTTTTGTGACTGACTCCCAAGAGATTTTAACAGCGCTGCAAACAGGTGAGGAGTGA
- a CDS encoding cupin domain-containing protein gives MYATRCVIPVIKSSKDYQVYRISPDASNRLAIIFDSTSANTSLTCCIEIFDVGGQTPPNRHQWAVEMFFVLKGEGIAICDGKSATIKAGDSLLVPPTGTHLIKNTGSSRLYTLTVMIPNEDFSELIRSGIPAELDAEDMAVLGRFDALMPC, from the coding sequence ATGTACGCTACTCGTTGTGTAATTCCGGTTATCAAATCTAGCAAAGATTACCAAGTATATCGCATCAGTCCCGATGCCTCTAATCGATTAGCAATTATCTTCGATTCGACAAGTGCTAATACTTCGTTGACTTGCTGTATAGAAATTTTTGATGTTGGTGGACAAACACCCCCAAATCGCCATCAGTGGGCGGTGGAAATGTTTTTCGTCCTCAAAGGCGAAGGGATCGCCATCTGTGACGGTAAGAGTGCCACAATCAAAGCTGGAGATAGTTTATTAGTGCCTCCCACTGGTACTCATTTGATTAAAAATACTGGTTCTAGTCGCTTGTACACATTGACTGTTATGATTCCCAATGAAGACTTTTCGGAATTGATTCGCAGTGGGATTCCGGCGGAGTTAGATGCAGAAGATATGGCAGTATTGGGAAGATTCGATGCTTTGATGCCCTGTTAA
- a CDS encoding B12-binding domain-containing radical SAM protein, which produces MTVNLKSLENPTHIAADSKTASTTKRTSYVPSQHRRILCIFPKYSRSFGTFHHAYPLMGNVRAFMPPQGILIVAAYLPKEWEVRFIDENVKSATRADYQWCDVVIVSGMHIQKPQINQINELAHRAGKITVVGGPSVSGCPEYYPEFDILHLGELGDASDRIIEYLDQNLERPQAQIRFETKERLPLTEFPTPAYHLLNINDYFLANVQFSSGCPYRCEFCDIPELYGNSPRMKTPEQVVAELDAMRQSGNLGAVYFVDDNFVGDRRAAMKLLPHLIDWQKRNGYPIQFACEATLNLAQSPKLLEMMREAYFCTIFCGIETPEPDALHAISKDQNLSMPILKAIQVLNSYGMEVVSGIIIGLDTDTPETADRILEFIRASQIPMLTINLLHALPRTPLWRRLEAEGRLVFDESRESNVEFLMPYEQVVEMWRRCITTAYEPEFLYQRFAYNIEHTYPNRIEVPNSPARTSGANIRKGLTYLVNILLRVGIFSNYRQTFWKMAKPALKAGNIENLIHVGLVGHHLIKFAQDCAKNEESASFYSQKILTKVRS; this is translated from the coding sequence ATGACTGTAAATCTAAAGTCTTTAGAAAACCCAACCCATATAGCGGCCGATTCAAAAACCGCTTCTACCACTAAGAGAACCAGCTACGTTCCCTCGCAACATCGACGTATCCTTTGCATCTTTCCCAAGTACAGCCGCTCTTTTGGTACTTTTCATCACGCCTACCCACTCATGGGTAATGTCCGGGCTTTTATGCCACCCCAAGGTATTTTAATTGTAGCTGCTTACTTACCTAAAGAATGGGAAGTGCGGTTTATTGATGAGAATGTCAAATCAGCAACGAGAGCTGATTACCAATGGTGTGATGTGGTGATTGTGAGTGGAATGCATATCCAAAAACCACAGATTAATCAAATTAATGAACTTGCCCATCGAGCGGGCAAAATTACAGTTGTTGGTGGCCCCTCGGTATCTGGGTGTCCAGAATATTATCCTGAGTTTGATATTTTACATTTGGGTGAATTGGGAGATGCAAGCGATCGCATAATCGAGTATCTAGACCAAAACTTGGAACGTCCTCAAGCGCAAATTCGCTTTGAAACCAAGGAACGTTTACCTTTAACAGAGTTTCCCACACCAGCTTATCATTTGCTGAATATTAATGATTATTTCCTGGCAAATGTGCAGTTTTCTAGTGGTTGCCCTTATCGCTGCGAGTTTTGTGATATTCCAGAACTCTACGGCAACAGTCCCCGCATGAAAACACCAGAGCAAGTGGTCGCAGAGTTAGATGCAATGCGACAATCTGGCAATCTGGGGGCAGTGTATTTTGTTGATGATAACTTTGTTGGCGATCGCCGCGCCGCTATGAAGTTGCTTCCTCATCTGATTGACTGGCAAAAACGCAATGGCTACCCCATCCAGTTTGCCTGTGAAGCAACGCTCAATTTAGCTCAAAGTCCAAAACTGCTGGAAATGATGCGCGAAGCCTATTTTTGCACAATCTTTTGCGGTATTGAAACACCAGAACCAGATGCTCTCCACGCCATTTCTAAAGACCAAAATCTGAGTATGCCAATCTTAAAAGCAATTCAGGTTTTAAATAGCTATGGTATGGAAGTAGTATCAGGAATCATCATCGGGTTAGATACAGATACACCAGAAACAGCAGACCGAATTCTCGAATTTATTCGGGCATCCCAAATTCCTATGTTGACAATTAACCTACTTCATGCATTGCCAAGAACTCCTTTATGGCGGAGGTTAGAAGCAGAAGGACGGCTTGTGTTTGATGAAAGCCGCGAATCAAATGTTGAGTTTTTGATGCCCTACGAGCAAGTTGTTGAGATGTGGCGGCGCTGCATTACAACTGCTTATGAGCCAGAATTTTTATATCAACGGTTTGCCTACAACATAGAACACACCTATCCAAACCGCATCGAAGTACCTAACAGTCCAGCTCGTACCTCTGGGGCTAATATTCGCAAAGGTTTAACTTATTTAGTCAATATTTTGCTGCGAGTAGGCATATTTAGTAACTATCGTCAAACTTTTTGGAAAATGGCAAAGCCAGCATTAAAAGCAGGTAATATTGAAAACTTGATTCACGTTGGACTTGTCGGACATCATTTGATTAAGTTTGCTCAAGATTGTGCCAAAAACGAAGAATCAGCTTCGTTTTATTCTCAAAAAATCCTGACTAAAGTTCGTAGTTAA
- the modA gene encoding molybdate ABC transporter substrate-binding protein, with the protein MKRRQILGFLGIAVAGLLLAIGLPLVTPSSVVAQSSTNITVSAASSLKDALEEIKPLYQQSKSNINISYNFGASGALQQQIEQGAPADIFISAGQKQVDALEQKGLLLPGSRTNLANNSLVLIVAQDVVGISSFSNLISSRINKIAIGEPRSVPAGQYGEEVLKNLKLYDQLKSKFVFGNNVRQVLAAVESGNAQAGIVYATDAKTSNKVKVVVTADEKLHSPIVYPVVVIKSSKNISAAKQFVQFLSGSQAKTVLRKYGFIV; encoded by the coding sequence ATGAAAAGAAGACAAATTCTTGGCTTTCTCGGTATAGCAGTTGCAGGCTTGCTCCTGGCAATTGGTTTACCATTGGTTACTCCTTCTTCTGTAGTAGCACAATCAAGCACCAACATAACCGTGTCCGCAGCTTCTAGCTTAAAAGATGCGCTGGAAGAAATTAAGCCTTTGTACCAACAAAGTAAATCAAATATCAACATTAGTTATAACTTTGGGGCTTCTGGTGCTTTGCAGCAACAGATTGAGCAAGGTGCGCCTGCGGATATCTTTATTTCTGCTGGTCAAAAGCAGGTGGATGCCTTAGAACAAAAAGGATTGTTGCTACCAGGTAGCCGTACTAACCTGGCAAATAACAGTCTAGTCTTGATTGTGGCTCAGGATGTTGTTGGTATCAGTAGTTTCTCCAATTTAATAAGTAGCAGAATTAATAAAATTGCGATCGGTGAACCCAGAAGTGTACCCGCAGGGCAATATGGAGAGGAAGTTTTAAAGAATTTGAAACTTTATGATCAGCTTAAATCAAAATTTGTCTTTGGTAACAATGTGCGTCAAGTCTTGGCAGCAGTAGAAAGTGGTAATGCCCAAGCAGGCATAGTTTATGCCACTGATGCCAAAACTTCCAACAAGGTAAAAGTCGTAGTCACTGCTGATGAAAAACTTCACTCACCGATTGTCTATCCAGTAGTAGTAATTAAAAGCAGTAAAAATATTTCTGCTGCCAAACAATTTGTCCAGTTTTTATCTGGCAGTCAAGCTAAGACTGTATTGAGAAAATATGGGTTTATTGTCTGA
- a CDS encoding peroxiredoxin, with protein MISRRTFLSILFASCISLISWLNFTPVANALGGKLPAINQPAPEFTLPTNTGNGKISLSDLRGKWLVLYFYPKDFTSGCTIEARRFQQDLPQYLEKNAQIIGVSADDIDSHAEFCDSEGLKFPLLADTDGSVSKAYGSWLGSLSMRHSFIIDPQGVLRETFVKVNPNIHSSEVLARLEKLQSTPWLSNQYLGV; from the coding sequence ATGATTTCCCGCCGCACTTTTTTAAGCATATTATTTGCCAGCTGTATTTCTCTCATCAGCTGGCTGAATTTTACCCCTGTTGCTAACGCTCTTGGTGGTAAACTTCCTGCAATTAATCAACCCGCACCAGAGTTTACTTTGCCAACCAATACAGGTAATGGCAAAATTTCCCTCTCTGACTTGCGCGGTAAGTGGCTAGTTCTCTACTTTTATCCTAAAGACTTCACGTCCGGTTGTACTATAGAGGCTCGCCGTTTTCAGCAAGACTTACCCCAATATCTCGAAAAAAATGCCCAGATTATTGGCGTAAGTGCTGATGATATTGATTCTCACGCCGAATTTTGTGATTCAGAGGGACTAAAATTCCCACTGTTGGCTGACACTGATGGTTCAGTGAGTAAAGCTTACGGTTCGTGGCTCGGCTCCTTATCTATGCGCCACAGTTTTATCATCGATCCTCAGGGCGTCTTGCGCGAGACTTTTGTCAAAGTCAACCCAAATATTCATAGTTCAGAAGTGCTGGCACGATTAGAAAAATTACAGTCTACACCCTGGCTGTCTAATCAGTATTTAGGAGTTTGA
- the sipA gene encoding regulatory protein SipA: protein MSKEFAIGSKVRVVALPPYVKTAEPMPMLRPPDVIHIGEEGIVIDRRPGGYWGIRFTRGAFLLDSQYIESTDTPPESHLE from the coding sequence ATGTCTAAAGAATTCGCAATTGGTAGTAAAGTCCGGGTTGTGGCACTACCGCCCTACGTCAAAACTGCTGAACCCATGCCCATGCTACGCCCGCCCGATGTAATTCACATTGGCGAAGAGGGTATAGTCATTGACCGCAGACCTGGTGGATATTGGGGTATTCGCTTTACTAGGGGAGCCTTTCTCTTAGATAGCCAATACATCGAAAGCACTGATACCCCACCCGAATCTCATTTAGAATGA
- a CDS encoding Spy/CpxP family protein refolding chaperone, with protein sequence MKFKALSLVAGAIALTLTATSFAVNAQTASPSPVLLAQTPQKERGPWKELGLTDAQKTQIQAIKRDSRTKMEAVFTPEQKAKLEAAKQARRAEWQARKAQGQTGQGQRQPGQRRGKGGYGDLNLSEAQKTQIRQIRESEKQQIQAVLTPEQRQKIEQFRQNAPSRRQ encoded by the coding sequence ATGAAATTCAAAGCATTATCGCTAGTCGCTGGAGCCATCGCTCTCACTTTAACTGCTACTTCCTTTGCTGTTAATGCCCAAACAGCTTCTCCTTCACCCGTGTTACTTGCACAAACTCCACAAAAAGAAAGGGGCCCTTGGAAAGAATTGGGTCTAACAGATGCCCAAAAAACCCAAATCCAAGCAATTAAGCGCGATAGCCGCACCAAAATGGAGGCAGTTTTCACCCCAGAACAAAAGGCCAAGTTAGAGGCGGCGAAACAAGCACGTCGGGCTGAGTGGCAAGCGCGTAAGGCTCAGGGGCAAACAGGTCAAGGTCAACGGCAACCAGGTCAACGTCGAGGAAAAGGTGGTTATGGTGACTTAAATCTGAGCGAAGCACAGAAAACCCAAATCCGACAAATCCGGGAATCTGAAAAACAACAGATTCAAGCAGTGTTGACCCCCGAACAGCGCCAAAAAATAGAGCAATTCCGTCAAAATGCTCCTTCGCGTCGTCAATAA
- a CDS encoding sensor histidine kinase: MSHLIQIKKHPFPSLLYLEWTLLAITALTAFIPPPLKHFRPKPPEISICGAFPDLSVCSILPELSIYSLIVFAVMGLRLPRNNHKNKAIYTGIEILLILIIGLFGERFARLFPFLYIILVTRSCLIFQLNGRLFVTILSFALFLLTTQLKYQLFNFQASPQAQERYRFLILNSSLVFGLSLVFVLLMMNAVLSERQSREKLAIANEKLRQYAMQIENQATLEERNRIAREIHDSLGHSLTALNLQLETALKLWQANPGKAETFLATAKELGSKALKDVRESVSTMRLNPLQEQSLERAIASLSENFHRSNGLLPIYQINLEYPLPPEINTAIYRITQESLTNISKYADATEVKLELATNRGNLRLIIQDNGRGFDLGQNTTGFGLHSMRDRTLALGGEFNISSAPGSGCKIIVNIPLTRLT, translated from the coding sequence ATGAGTCATCTAATTCAAATTAAAAAACATCCTTTTCCGTCTCTACTTTATCTAGAGTGGACATTACTGGCAATCACCGCATTGACAGCCTTTATACCACCTCCATTAAAGCATTTTCGTCCTAAGCCTCCAGAAATATCAATTTGTGGGGCATTTCCAGATTTGTCAGTTTGTAGCATATTACCAGAACTATCAATTTATAGTCTGATTGTTTTTGCAGTAATGGGCTTAAGATTACCCAGGAATAACCATAAAAATAAGGCAATCTACACAGGCATTGAAATTTTATTGATTTTAATAATTGGGCTTTTTGGAGAGAGATTTGCTCGGTTGTTTCCCTTTCTATATATAATTTTAGTGACTCGTAGTTGCCTAATTTTTCAGCTAAATGGGCGTTTATTCGTTACAATTTTGTCATTTGCCTTATTTTTACTTACTACACAACTAAAATATCAATTATTCAATTTTCAAGCATCGCCACAAGCACAAGAGCGATATCGATTTTTGATTTTGAATTCGTCACTGGTATTTGGCTTAAGTTTGGTTTTTGTGTTGTTGATGATGAATGCAGTATTGTCTGAACGGCAAAGTAGAGAAAAGCTAGCGATCGCTAATGAAAAACTGCGCCAATATGCCATGCAAATTGAAAATCAAGCTACTTTAGAAGAACGCAACCGCATTGCTCGTGAAATTCATGATTCTTTAGGACATTCTCTAACTGCTTTAAATCTGCAATTAGAAACTGCTTTAAAATTATGGCAAGCTAACCCAGGTAAGGCTGAAACATTTCTAGCAACAGCAAAAGAATTAGGTTCAAAAGCCCTAAAAGATGTCCGCGAATCTGTTTCTACTATGCGTTTAAATCCCTTACAAGAACAATCTTTAGAACGGGCGATCGCTAGTCTTTCAGAAAACTTTCATCGCTCAAATGGTCTTTTACCAATTTATCAAATCAACCTGGAATATCCTCTACCACCTGAAATAAACACCGCTATTTACCGGATTACTCAAGAATCTTTGACAAATATATCTAAATATGCTGATGCCACAGAGGTTAAACTAGAACTGGCTACGAATAGAGGCAATTTGCGATTGATAATTCAAGATAATGGTAGAGGTTTTGACTTAGGGCAAAATACTACAGGTTTTGGACTTCATAGTATGCGCGATCGCACTTTAGCACTTGGAGGTGAGTTTAATATTAGTAGCGCTCCTGGTTCTGGTTGCAAAATTATAGTTAATATTCCCTTAACGAGGTTGACATAA
- a CDS encoding response regulator: protein MIKVLLVDDQGLIRQGLRALLELEPDLEIVGEAENGEQAINLVAEFQPDVVLLDIRMPIMDGVAATREIQKRFAKTKILVLTTFDDDEYVSAALQNGAMGYLLKDTPSEELAVAIRAIYKGYTQLGPGIVKKLLTQFSNGTPTQSQPVPSSLAELTPREKEVLRLIATGASNREIAQELYISEGTVKNHVTNILNRLNLRDRTQAAIWANTYLSYLNESS from the coding sequence ATGATTAAAGTGCTGTTAGTAGATGACCAAGGTTTAATTCGTCAAGGATTAAGAGCGTTATTAGAATTAGAACCAGATTTAGAGATAGTAGGAGAAGCAGAAAACGGTGAACAGGCTATTAATTTAGTTGCTGAATTTCAGCCCGATGTAGTATTGCTAGATATCAGAATGCCCATTATGGATGGAGTTGCAGCGACACGAGAAATTCAAAAACGTTTTGCCAAAACTAAAATATTAGTACTGACGACTTTTGATGATGATGAGTATGTATCAGCAGCATTGCAAAATGGGGCAATGGGTTATTTATTGAAAGATACACCCTCAGAAGAATTAGCTGTTGCTATTCGTGCCATTTATAAAGGATATACTCAATTAGGCCCAGGTATAGTTAAAAAGCTGTTAACTCAGTTTTCTAATGGTACACCAACCCAATCACAGCCTGTACCGTCTAGTTTAGCTGAACTTACTCCTAGAGAAAAAGAGGTTTTGCGGTTAATTGCTACAGGTGCTAGTAACCGAGAAATTGCTCAGGAACTCTACATTTCTGAGGGGACAGTAAAAAATCATGTTACGAATATTTTAAACAGATTAAACTTGCGCGATCGCACTCAAGCTGCGATTTGGGCAAATACATATTTATCCTATTTGAATGAATCAAGTTAA
- a CDS encoding nucleoside deaminase gives MNPEYFMRLALAEAKKGDAPYGAVIVKDNEVVAVAHNTVNKDNDPSAHAEINVIRSLTAKLKNPSLEGYSIYTTGEPCPMCATACVWSGVAEIVYGASIQDLITLNQSQINISCEEVIAKSFRNIKVTKGVLKNECLDLFK, from the coding sequence ATGAACCCAGAATATTTTATGCGTTTAGCTTTGGCAGAAGCAAAAAAAGGAGATGCGCCTTATGGTGCTGTAATTGTTAAAGATAACGAAGTCGTTGCCGTAGCTCATAACACTGTTAATAAAGACAACGATCCATCAGCCCATGCGGAAATTAATGTTATTCGTAGTTTAACAGCTAAACTTAAAAACCCTTCTTTAGAAGGTTATAGCATATATACAACTGGCGAACCTTGTCCGATGTGTGCAACTGCTTGTGTTTGGAGTGGTGTAGCAGAAATTGTATATGGTGCTTCAATTCAAGATTTAATTACTCTAAATCAATCACAAATTAATATATCTTGCGAAGAAGTGATCGCTAAGTCATTTAGAAACATCAAAGTTACCAAAGGCGTTTTAAAAAATGAATGCTTGGATTTATTTAAATAA
- a CDS encoding ion transporter, with protein MLLSRQETEFYLKDLETPIGKAINLTLAAMVLISSGIFVAETYNIPDSVRFQLHLVDSAIVIIFAVEYSLRLWSAENKIKYIFSFYSIIDLMAILPFFLGMVDISFIRLLRWFRILRLIRFIDRKFLFATISTEDGMIFARILFTLFAIVFIYSGLIYQVEHPVNPQNYGTFLDAFYFSVVTMTTVGFGDVVPISELGRLLTVLMIFTGIALIPWQVGDLIKRVVKTANQVETACLGCGLAFHDVDAGFCKRCGAKLPSRRVD; from the coding sequence ATGTTACTGAGCAGACAAGAAACAGAATTCTACTTAAAAGACCTGGAAACACCAATAGGTAAAGCAATTAATTTAACGCTTGCCGCTATGGTGCTAATATCATCAGGGATTTTTGTGGCAGAAACTTATAATATTCCTGATTCTGTGCGGTTTCAATTGCATTTAGTCGATAGTGCGATCGTCATTATCTTTGCGGTGGAATATTCACTCCGTTTGTGGAGTGCAGAAAACAAAATTAAGTATATTTTTAGCTTTTATTCGATTATTGACTTAATGGCGATTTTGCCTTTCTTTCTAGGAATGGTGGATATCAGCTTTATCCGCCTACTGCGATGGTTTCGGATTTTACGATTAATCAGATTTATCGATAGGAAATTTCTATTCGCCACTATCAGCACCGAAGATGGAATGATTTTTGCGCGAATATTATTTACATTATTTGCAATTGTTTTTATTTATTCTGGCTTAATTTATCAAGTAGAGCATCCGGTTAATCCTCAAAATTATGGTACGTTTTTGGATGCATTCTATTTCTCTGTTGTCACAATGACAACTGTGGGATTTGGCGATGTTGTTCCAATTTCTGAATTAGGGCGCTTGCTAACAGTACTGATGATTTTCACCGGAATTGCGCTGATTCCTTGGCAAGTAGGGGATTTAATTAAGCGAGTTGTGAAAACTGCTAATCAGGTAGAAACAGCTTGTTTAGGTTGTGGTTTGGCTTTCCATGATGTAGATGCTGGGTTTTGTAAAAGGTGCGGGGCTAAGTTGCCTAGTCGCAGGGTTGATTGA
- a CDS encoding TIGR04222 domain-containing membrane protein: protein MNALLHNQIADMYGPDFLLFYCFVIGITLVVCQQLVQDPTKNQPLPLIPAEPDPYEIAYLRSQETGIANVALFDLIVRDYLQVNEQSISQVPNHPDVSHLQPIEREVFDKFSSSSTAQTSVWLATESIQSYSNAYEEKLQNEQLLYASQWQERNIKVGLIGAMIIFSLGGYKLLIALGKGRYNAGLLITIGVLSIIYLLWFVSRRTHLSHRGKMYLQQLQETFTRLQQKAKYDIPSVFDYNLLVALFGVEALAGTSYDSYYKAFFPPTFSRKVTTVESSSSSLCGSFSCSSSSPSYSTSYRSSSSDTSSSCSTSSGCSSSCSSGSDSGSSCSSGSDSGSSCGGGCGGGCGGGCGGG, encoded by the coding sequence ATGAATGCATTACTGCATAATCAAATTGCAGATATGTATGGGCCAGATTTTTTACTGTTTTATTGCTTTGTCATTGGGATAACTTTGGTAGTTTGCCAGCAGCTAGTGCAAGATCCAACCAAAAACCAGCCTCTGCCGTTAATTCCTGCTGAACCAGATCCTTACGAAATCGCTTATTTGCGTTCCCAAGAAACAGGAATCGCCAATGTAGCTTTATTTGACTTGATTGTTCGGGATTATTTGCAAGTCAATGAACAATCCATCAGCCAAGTACCAAATCATCCTGATGTATCTCACCTACAGCCTATAGAGCGTGAGGTATTTGATAAATTCTCTTCTTCTTCCACTGCTCAAACATCTGTTTGGTTGGCAACCGAGAGTATCCAGTCATACAGCAATGCCTATGAAGAAAAACTCCAAAATGAGCAATTGTTGTATGCTTCCCAGTGGCAAGAACGGAATATCAAAGTTGGCTTGATTGGGGCGATGATTATTTTCAGCTTGGGGGGCTATAAGCTGCTCATCGCCTTGGGTAAGGGGCGCTATAACGCAGGTTTATTAATCACCATTGGTGTATTATCCATTATCTATTTGCTGTGGTTTGTCAGTAGGCGTACACATCTCAGCCATCGGGGAAAAATGTATCTGCAACAACTTCAAGAAACATTTACCCGATTGCAGCAGAAGGCAAAGTATGACATCCCTTCTGTATTTGATTACAACTTACTGGTGGCACTCTTTGGCGTTGAGGCGCTAGCTGGAACCTCTTATGACTCCTACTACAAAGCCTTTTTTCCACCAACATTTTCTAGAAAAGTTACCACAGTAGAGAGTTCGTCTAGTAGCTTATGCGGTAGCTTTTCATGCAGTAGCAGTAGCCCCTCATATAGTACTAGTTATCGCAGTAGTAGTTCTGACACTAGCTCCTCATGCAGTACTAGTTCTGGCTGTAGCTCCTCATGCAGTAGTGGTTCTGACAGTGGCTCCTCATGCAGTAGTGGTTCTGACAGTGGCTCCTCATGCGGTGGTGGTTGTGGCGGTGGCTGTGGCGGTGGCTGTGGAGGAGGTTAA